The Lutra lutra chromosome 10, mLutLut1.2, whole genome shotgun sequence genome contains a region encoding:
- the SESN3 gene encoding sestrin-3 isoform X2, translated as MNRGGSSPSAAANYLLCTNCRKVLRKDKRIRVSQPLTRGPSAFIPEKEVVQANTVDERTNFLVEEYSTSGRLDNITQVMSLHTQYLESFLRSQFYMLRMDGPLPLPHRHYIAIMAAARHQCSYLINMHVDEFLKTGGIAEWLNGLEYVPQRLKNLNEINKLLAHRPWLITKEHIQKLVKTGENNWSLPELVHAVVLLAHYHALASFVFGSGINPERDPEISNGFRLISVNNFCVCDLANDNNIENASLTGNNFGIVDSLSELEALMDRMKRLREEREDEEASQEEMTTRFEKEKKESLFVVSGDTFHSFPHSDFEDDMIITSDVSRYIEDPGFGYEDFARRGEEHLPTFRAQDYTWENHGFSLVNRLYSDIGHLLDEKFRMVYNLTYNTMASHEDVDTTTLRRALFNYVHCMFGIRYDDYDYGEVNQLLERSLKVYIKTVTCYPERTTKRMYDSYWRQFKHSEKVHVNLLLMEARMQAELLYALRAITRHLT; from the exons gATAAAAGAATCAGAGTATCTCAGCCCTTGACAAGAGGACCAAGTGCCTTTATTCCAGAGAAGGAA GTTGTCCAAGCGAACACAGTGGATGAGCGTACGAACTTTCTTGTGGAAGAGTACTCTACTTCCGGCCGCCTGGACAACATCACGCAGGTCATGAGTTTGCACACTCAGTACCTGGAATCTTTCCTGCGGAGCCAGTTCTATATGCTGCGCATGGATGGCCCCCTTCCTCTACCACACAGGCACTACATCGCGATAATG GCTGCAGCTAGACATCAGTGTTCCTACCTAATAAACATGCACGTggatgaatttttaaagacaGGAGGTATTGCTGAGTGGTTGAATGGTTTGGAATATGTGCCGCAAAGACTGAAAAATCTTAATGAAATTAACAAGCTGCTCGCACACAGACCCTGGCTGATCACAAAAGAGCACATTCAG AAACTTGTCAAAACTGGAGAAAATAACTGGTCTCTGCCCGAGCTGGTACACGCTGTAGTCCTACTGGCACATTATCATGCTTTGGCAAGCTTTGTTTTTGGTAGTGGCATCAATCCGGAGAGAGATCCAGAAATCTCCAATGGATTCAGGCTAATATCAGTCAACAATTTCTGTGTTTGTGATCTCGCCAACGATAACAACATAGAGAATGCATCCCTTACAGGCAACAACTTCGGG ATTGTCGATTCCCTAAGTGAGCTAGAGGCCTTGATGGACAGAATGAAGAGACTTCgagaagagagggaagatgaAGAGGCATCTCAGGAAGAAATGACCACTCGTtttgagaaggagaagaaggaaagtctTTTTGTGGTCTCTGGAGACACTTTTCACTCCTTTCCACATTCAG attttgaagatgacatgattataACATCTGATGTCTCCCGATATATTGAAGACCCTGGTTTTGGGTATGAGGACTTTGCCAGACGAGGAGAAGAACATTTGCCAACATTCCGAGCTCAG GACTATACCTGGGAAAATCATGGGTTCTCCCTGGTGAACAGACTTTATTCTGACATTGGACATCTTCTTGATGAGAAGTTCCGCATGGTCTACAATCTCACCTATAACACTATGGCCTCCCATGAGGATGTTGACACAACCACGCTGCGCAGAGCTTTATTTAACTACGTTCACTGTATGTTTGGAATCAG GTATGATGACTATGATTATGGAGAAGTTAATCAATTACTTGAACGAAGCCTGAAGGTTTACATTAAGACAGTGACCTGCTATCCGGAGAGAACCACCAAGCGCATGTACGATAGTTACTGGCGTCAGTTCAAGCACTCAGAAAAG gTTCATGTGAATCTACTTCTAATGGAAGCGCGAATGCAGGCTGAACTCCTTTATGCGCTTCGTGCCATAACTCGGCATTTGACCTGA
- the SESN3 gene encoding sestrin-3 isoform X3 codes for MSLHTQYLESFLRSQFYMLRMDGPLPLPHRHYIAIMAAARHQCSYLINMHVDEFLKTGGIAEWLNGLEYVPQRLKNLNEINKLLAHRPWLITKEHIQKLVKTGENNWSLPELVHAVVLLAHYHALASFVFGSGINPERDPEISNGFRLISVNNFCVCDLANDNNIENASLTGNNFGIVDSLSELEALMDRMKRLREEREDEEASQEEMTTRFEKEKKESLFVVSGDTFHSFPHSDCSLLSSDFEDDMIITSDVSRYIEDPGFGYEDFARRGEEHLPTFRAQDYTWENHGFSLVNRLYSDIGHLLDEKFRMVYNLTYNTMASHEDVDTTTLRRALFNYVHCMFGIRYDDYDYGEVNQLLERSLKVYIKTVTCYPERTTKRMYDSYWRQFKHSEKVHVNLLLMEARMQAELLYALRAITRHLT; via the exons ATGAGTTTGCACACTCAGTACCTGGAATCTTTCCTGCGGAGCCAGTTCTATATGCTGCGCATGGATGGCCCCCTTCCTCTACCACACAGGCACTACATCGCGATAATG GCTGCAGCTAGACATCAGTGTTCCTACCTAATAAACATGCACGTggatgaatttttaaagacaGGAGGTATTGCTGAGTGGTTGAATGGTTTGGAATATGTGCCGCAAAGACTGAAAAATCTTAATGAAATTAACAAGCTGCTCGCACACAGACCCTGGCTGATCACAAAAGAGCACATTCAG AAACTTGTCAAAACTGGAGAAAATAACTGGTCTCTGCCCGAGCTGGTACACGCTGTAGTCCTACTGGCACATTATCATGCTTTGGCAAGCTTTGTTTTTGGTAGTGGCATCAATCCGGAGAGAGATCCAGAAATCTCCAATGGATTCAGGCTAATATCAGTCAACAATTTCTGTGTTTGTGATCTCGCCAACGATAACAACATAGAGAATGCATCCCTTACAGGCAACAACTTCGGG ATTGTCGATTCCCTAAGTGAGCTAGAGGCCTTGATGGACAGAATGAAGAGACTTCgagaagagagggaagatgaAGAGGCATCTCAGGAAGAAATGACCACTCGTtttgagaaggagaagaaggaaagtctTTTTGTGGTCTCTGGAGACACTTTTCACTCCTTTCCACATTCAG ATTGCTCATTATTGTCCTCAGattttgaagatgacatgattataACATCTGATGTCTCCCGATATATTGAAGACCCTGGTTTTGGGTATGAGGACTTTGCCAGACGAGGAGAAGAACATTTGCCAACATTCCGAGCTCAG GACTATACCTGGGAAAATCATGGGTTCTCCCTGGTGAACAGACTTTATTCTGACATTGGACATCTTCTTGATGAGAAGTTCCGCATGGTCTACAATCTCACCTATAACACTATGGCCTCCCATGAGGATGTTGACACAACCACGCTGCGCAGAGCTTTATTTAACTACGTTCACTGTATGTTTGGAATCAG GTATGATGACTATGATTATGGAGAAGTTAATCAATTACTTGAACGAAGCCTGAAGGTTTACATTAAGACAGTGACCTGCTATCCGGAGAGAACCACCAAGCGCATGTACGATAGTTACTGGCGTCAGTTCAAGCACTCAGAAAAG gTTCATGTGAATCTACTTCTAATGGAAGCGCGAATGCAGGCTGAACTCCTTTATGCGCTTCGTGCCATAACTCGGCATTTGACCTGA
- the SESN3 gene encoding sestrin-3 isoform X1, which translates to MNRGGSSPSAAANYLLCTNCRKVLRKDKRIRVSQPLTRGPSAFIPEKEVVQANTVDERTNFLVEEYSTSGRLDNITQVMSLHTQYLESFLRSQFYMLRMDGPLPLPHRHYIAIMAAARHQCSYLINMHVDEFLKTGGIAEWLNGLEYVPQRLKNLNEINKLLAHRPWLITKEHIQKLVKTGENNWSLPELVHAVVLLAHYHALASFVFGSGINPERDPEISNGFRLISVNNFCVCDLANDNNIENASLTGNNFGIVDSLSELEALMDRMKRLREEREDEEASQEEMTTRFEKEKKESLFVVSGDTFHSFPHSDCSLLSSDFEDDMIITSDVSRYIEDPGFGYEDFARRGEEHLPTFRAQDYTWENHGFSLVNRLYSDIGHLLDEKFRMVYNLTYNTMASHEDVDTTTLRRALFNYVHCMFGIRYDDYDYGEVNQLLERSLKVYIKTVTCYPERTTKRMYDSYWRQFKHSEKVHVNLLLMEARMQAELLYALRAITRHLT; encoded by the exons gATAAAAGAATCAGAGTATCTCAGCCCTTGACAAGAGGACCAAGTGCCTTTATTCCAGAGAAGGAA GTTGTCCAAGCGAACACAGTGGATGAGCGTACGAACTTTCTTGTGGAAGAGTACTCTACTTCCGGCCGCCTGGACAACATCACGCAGGTCATGAGTTTGCACACTCAGTACCTGGAATCTTTCCTGCGGAGCCAGTTCTATATGCTGCGCATGGATGGCCCCCTTCCTCTACCACACAGGCACTACATCGCGATAATG GCTGCAGCTAGACATCAGTGTTCCTACCTAATAAACATGCACGTggatgaatttttaaagacaGGAGGTATTGCTGAGTGGTTGAATGGTTTGGAATATGTGCCGCAAAGACTGAAAAATCTTAATGAAATTAACAAGCTGCTCGCACACAGACCCTGGCTGATCACAAAAGAGCACATTCAG AAACTTGTCAAAACTGGAGAAAATAACTGGTCTCTGCCCGAGCTGGTACACGCTGTAGTCCTACTGGCACATTATCATGCTTTGGCAAGCTTTGTTTTTGGTAGTGGCATCAATCCGGAGAGAGATCCAGAAATCTCCAATGGATTCAGGCTAATATCAGTCAACAATTTCTGTGTTTGTGATCTCGCCAACGATAACAACATAGAGAATGCATCCCTTACAGGCAACAACTTCGGG ATTGTCGATTCCCTAAGTGAGCTAGAGGCCTTGATGGACAGAATGAAGAGACTTCgagaagagagggaagatgaAGAGGCATCTCAGGAAGAAATGACCACTCGTtttgagaaggagaagaaggaaagtctTTTTGTGGTCTCTGGAGACACTTTTCACTCCTTTCCACATTCAG ATTGCTCATTATTGTCCTCAGattttgaagatgacatgattataACATCTGATGTCTCCCGATATATTGAAGACCCTGGTTTTGGGTATGAGGACTTTGCCAGACGAGGAGAAGAACATTTGCCAACATTCCGAGCTCAG GACTATACCTGGGAAAATCATGGGTTCTCCCTGGTGAACAGACTTTATTCTGACATTGGACATCTTCTTGATGAGAAGTTCCGCATGGTCTACAATCTCACCTATAACACTATGGCCTCCCATGAGGATGTTGACACAACCACGCTGCGCAGAGCTTTATTTAACTACGTTCACTGTATGTTTGGAATCAG GTATGATGACTATGATTATGGAGAAGTTAATCAATTACTTGAACGAAGCCTGAAGGTTTACATTAAGACAGTGACCTGCTATCCGGAGAGAACCACCAAGCGCATGTACGATAGTTACTGGCGTCAGTTCAAGCACTCAGAAAAG gTTCATGTGAATCTACTTCTAATGGAAGCGCGAATGCAGGCTGAACTCCTTTATGCGCTTCGTGCCATAACTCGGCATTTGACCTGA